The following proteins are encoded in a genomic region of Anabas testudineus chromosome 13, fAnaTes1.2, whole genome shotgun sequence:
- the lpar5b gene encoding LOW QUALITY PROTEIN: lysophosphatidic acid receptor 5b (The sequence of the model RefSeq protein was modified relative to this genomic sequence to represent the inferred CDS: deleted 1 base in 1 codon): MSLQGNMTNPMDSGQTYALFYGCIIALGLPLNAVSLWILVRHHRLKSPSAIFMINLAISDLLLIISLPMRIYYYATGTWQLGSFACISVTMLFRNNLRSSSIFVTCISVDRLLALVYPLRSRHLRTLSNASKAAALIWFLVLVVNLPEALAFSRNLTKNNETSCFRLKLNGESAVPAYLQAVLILILLAVNILCTALVSWTLRRHLSDSAQVKNKIKAMLIFAMNLVMFTVCFLPLSIAFLSIRYMQNIQPLICLASMNCCLDPLLYYFSLDAFWKKKDEDVDLTREQ; encoded by the exons ATGTCTCTTCAGGGAAACATGACCAACCCGATGGACTCAGGGCAGACCTATGCTCTGTTCTATGGCTGCATTATAGCT CTGGGTCTGCCTCTCAATGCTGTGTCACTGTGGATTCTGGTTCGTCACCACAGGCTAAAATCACCAAGTGCAATCTTCATGATTAACCTGGCTATCTCTGACCTGCTTCTCATCATCTCCTTGCCCATGAGGATCTATTATTATGCCACAGGGACCTGGCAGTTGGGAAGTTTTGCATGCATCAGTGTCACAATGCTCTTTCGCAACAACCTCCGCTCCAGCTCCATCTTCGTCACCTGCATCAGTGTGGACCGGCTGCTGGCTTTGGTTTATCCTCTGAGGTCACGCCATCTTCGGACCTTGTCCAATGCCTCAAAAGCTGCTGCACTCATTTGGTTTTTAGTGCTTGTGGTGAACCTTCCAGAGGCTTTGGCATTTTCAAGAAATTTGaccaaaaacaatgaaacaagcTGTTTTCGTCTTAAATTGAACGGTGAAAGTGCAGTACCTGCTTATCTACAGGCTGTGCTCATTCTCATTTTGCTGGCTGTCAACATTTTGTGCACCGCTCTGGTGTCTTGGACTCTACGCAGACATCTGTCTGACTCTGCACAGGTCAAGAATAAGATTAAGGCCATGCTCATTTTTGCCATGAACTTAGTTATGTTTACCGTATGTTTCTTACCTTTGTCAATTGCTTTTCTTTCAATTAGATACATGCAAAATATTCAACCTTTGATATGTCTTGCTAGTATGAACTGCTGTCTGGATCCACTGTTGTATTACTTTTCTTTGGATGCCTTCTGGAAGAAAAAAGATGAGGATGTGGATCTTACAAGAGAACAATAG
- the meis3 gene encoding homeobox protein Meis3 has product MEKRYEELVHYSGSEGMSMGGYGDDVRPLPPPQYGPTIPDTLKHHKDQIYGHPLFPLLALVFEKCELATCSPRDSTSLSATSHLPGMTNHSDVCSSESFNDDIAAFAKQIRSEKPIFSSNPELDNLMIQAIQVLRFHLLELEKVHDLCDNFCHRYITCLKGKMPTDLVLDEREGGSKSDMEDFTGSCSSLSEQNASWLREPDECATTPLGTPGTCGLPSHSTADNCSDTGDGLDGGVASPSTGEEDESDRDRRNNKKRGIFPKVATNIMRAWLFQHLSHPYPSEEQKKQLSQDTGLTILQVNNWFINARRRIVQPMIDQSNRSGQGGPYSPEGAALGGYGLDRQAHLGLRTAGLQGMSSLQGDYPGALLSQPGYPPHPGPSLHPYPGPHPHAAMLLHPPPHAHPAEPLLAQGLDIHAH; this is encoded by the exons ATGGAGAAGAGG TATGAAGAGCTGGTGCACTACTCAGGGTCGGAGGGCATGTCGATGGGGGGGTACGGGGATGATGTCAGGCCGCTTCCTCCCCCACAGTATGGGCCCACCATCCCTGACACCCTCAAACACCACAAAGACCAGATCtatgg tcaCCCACTGTTTCCACTGCTGGCCTTAGTGTTTGAGAAGTGCGAGCTGGCCACCTGCTCCCCTCGAGACTCCACCTCCCTCTCAGCCACCTCCCACCTCCCTGGAATGACCAATCACAGTGACGTCTGCTCCTCCGAATCCTTCAATGACGACATTGCGGCCTTTGCTAAACAG ATTCGTTCAGAGAAACCCATATTTTCTTCCAATCCCGAGCTGGACAACTTG ATGATTCAGGCCATACAGGTTCTTCGTTTTCATTTACTGGAGTTGGAAAAG GTCCATGACCTGTGTGATAACTTTTGCCATCGGTACATCACCTGTCTGAAGGGCAAAATGCCCACAGACCTCGTCCTGGATGAACGGGAGGGGGGCTCCAAGTCTGACATGGAGGACTTCACCGGATCCTGTAGCAGTCTGTCAGAGCAG AATGCATCATGGCTACGGGAGCCAGATGAATGTGCCACTACTCCCCTGGGAACCCCAGGCACCTGTGGCCTGCCTTCACACAGCACGGCTGACAACTGCAGCGATACAg GTGATGGTCTGGATGGAGGAGTGGCCTCCCCGAGTacaggagaggaagatgaatctgacagagacaggaggaaCAACAAGAAGAGAGGGATCTTCCCCAAAGTGGCCACAAACATCATGAGAGCATGGCTCTTCCAGCACCTGTCG CACCCGTATCCCTCTgaggagcagaagaagcagCTGTCACAGGACACAGGATTGACCATTTTACAGGTCAACAACTG GTTCATCAATGCAAGGAGGAGAATAGTTCAACCAATGATCGATCAGTCAAATCGCTCAG GTCAGGGTGGTCCTTACAGCCCAGAGGGAGCAGCTCTTGGAGGCTACGGGCTTGACAGACAGGCCCATCTTGGGCTTCGAACAGCAG GTCTCCAGGGGATGTCTTCTTTGCAGGGCGACTATCCTGGCGCTCTCCTGTCTCAACCAGGCTACCCTCCTCACCCAGGACCCTCCCTCCACCCATACCCAGGCCCACACCCGCACGCTGCGATGCTGCTGCACCCCCCGCCACATGCACACCCTGCAGAGCCGCTCCTTGCGCAAGGACTGGACATACATGCACACTAG
- the LOC113171338 gene encoding thymus-specific serine protease, whose protein sequence is MLVASSHLLVLILLLNCVDAGQVLRKIKARARDLQLQKAKQHLLAQAVSGQQPLQHVKEGQIHQPLDHFNRQDVSTFPQRFFVNDAYWQRPDGPVFLFIGGEGPIYEFDVLAGHHVDMAEEHRALLLAVEHRFYGDSINPDGLKTENLAHLSSQQALADLAGFNQYISQTFNLSHRNTWISFGGSYSGALSAWFRGKYPHLVFGAVASSAPVKAKLDFSAYNNVVGLSIMNEAVGGSEKCLNVVREAFAAVEAALTSGNTSQLAVDFGCCQTPRDPVDQIELMQNLADIVMGTVQYNEEGVLMSIKELCSVMTHNSSTYDGEMEAYSRLVELAQMYRSTSNEPCLDISHEKTIKDLMDTSHNSVRRAERQWTYQTCTEFGFYQTCEDATCPFSGMLTLQIDTKLCPKLFGISQHSLPARIAFTNTYYGGDNPHMHRILYVNGGIDPWKELSVVEDRTKGGQEAQTIFIQDTAHCADMMSRRVTDRWSLRKARQEIKNHVATWLKMAAQENVDQGMPWALPAVKPDLEEEHLDTDPLARKEGKAAHKPSDTRVPTVMKALAR, encoded by the exons ATGCTCGTGGCATCAAGCCACCTCCTCGTCCTCATACTTCTCTTGAACTGTGTTGATGCTG GACAGGTTCTGAGAAAGATCAAGGCACGTGCGCGGGATCTCCAGCTTCAGAAAGCCAAGCAGCATCTCTTGGCACAAGCAGTCAGTGGTCAGCAGCCTCTCCAACATGTAAAGGAGGGACAGATTCACCAACCACTGGACCACTTCAACCGACAGGATGTCAGCACTTTCCCTCAG AGGTTCTTTGTGAACGATGCATACTGGCAGCGTCCTGATGGCCCAGTCTTCCTCTTCATCGGAGGAGAAGGGCCCATTTATGAGTTTGATGTTTTGGCAG GTCACCATGTTGACATGGCTGAAGAGCACAGAGCTCTGCTATTGGCTGTGGAGCACCGTTTCTATGGTGACAGCATCAACCCTGATGGCCTCAAAACTGAGAATCTGGCACACCTGAGCAGCCAGCAGGC ACTTGCAGACTTGGCTGGATTCAATCAGTACATCAGCCAAACCTTCAACCTGAGCCACAGAAACACCTGGATCAGCTTTGGAGGCTCTTATTCTGGAGCTCTGTCCGCCTGGTTCAGAGGAAAG TATCCCCACCTGgtgttcggagctgtggcctCCTCTGCTCCTGTAAAGGCAAAGTTGGATTTCTCAGCTTACAACAAT GTCGTTGGATTGAGTATCATGAATGAAGCCGTCGGTGGCTCAGAAAAG TGTTTGAATGTTGTACGAGAAGCTTTTGCTGCTGTGGAAGCAGCCCTGACGAGCGGCAATACCAGTCAGTTGGCTGTGGACTTTGGCTGCTGTCAGACCCCCAGAGATCCTGTTGATCAG ATTGAGCTCATGCAAAATTTGGCAGACATTGTGATGGGAACAGTGCAGTACAATGAAGAAGGGGTGCTCATGTCTATTAAAGAACTCTGTAGTGTTATGACCCATAACAGTTCGACATatgatggagagatggaggctTACAGCCGCCTTGTTGAACTGGCACAG atgtACCGTTCCACCAGTAACGAACCCTGTCTAGACATCTCCCACGAGAAAACAATTAAAGATCTCATGGACACATCTCACAACTCAGtcaggagagcagagagacagtggACCTACCAGACCTGCACTGAGTTTGGCTtct acCAAACATGTGAGGATGCCACTTGTCCGTTCTCTGGGATGCTGACCCTGCAGATTGACACTAAGCTCTGTCCCAAGCTGTTTGGCATTTCCCAGCATTCCCTGCCTGCACGCATTGCCTTCACAAACACTTACTATGGGGGCGATAACCCTCACATGCACAGGATCCTTTATGTCAATG GTGGAATTGACCCATGGAAAGAGCTGTCAGTGGTCGAGGACAGGACCAAGGGAGGACAAGAAGCTCAGACTATTTTCATCCAAGACACTGCTCACTGTGCTGATATGATGAGTAGGAGAGTCACAGATCGCTGGTCACTCAGGAAGGCCAGACAG GAGATTAAGAATCATGTGGCCACCTGGCTGAAGATGGCTGCTCAGGAGAATGTGGATCAAGGAATG CCCTGGGCATTGCCTGCAGTGAAGCCCGACTTAGAAGAGGAGCACCTTGACACTGACCCTCTAGCACGCAAGGAAGGTAAAGCGGCACACAAACCCTCGGACACTCGTGTGCCCACTGTCATGAAGGCGCTTGCGCGTTAa